The segment TTTAGGCGGTTATGATTGTATTTGGATAACACCCTAAAGGGTGTCAGTCCGTAATTAAGTAGGGTGGGTTTTCCATTTGCCAAATTCAGAAAAAAGGTATAAGATAGGGCAAGTAATTAGTTATGGCCTGAGCCTGTCGAAGGCCCTTCGACTCCGCTGCGCTCCGCTCAGGGAATAATATTTTTTTATGTCCACAACATTATATAGAAAATATCGGCCGCAACTTTGGAAGGAAATGACAAACCAGAACCATATTAAGATTGCCATACAAAATGAAATTGAAACCGACAAAGTTGCCCACGCCTATCTTTTTTGCGGACCGCGCGGTATTGGCAAAACCACAGCCGCCAGGCTTTTGGCGAAAGCCATAAACTGCGAAAAGCGGAAAGAGGGCGAGTCAGAGCCGTGCAATAAATGCAGTTCGTGCGAGGAAATTACTTCCGGTCGGGATTTGGATATTGTGGAAATTGACGCCGCAAGCCACACCGGAGTTGATAACGTTCGCGACAATATTGTCCAGAACGCCAAGTTTTCGCCATCACGCCGGAAATACAAAGTTTTCATCATTGATGAAGTGCACATGCTTTCCACTTCGGCCTTCAACGCGCTTTTGAAAACTATTGAAGAGCCACCGCCCCGAGTAATTTTTATCATGGCCACGACCGAGATTCATAAAGTTCCGGCGACAATAATTTCCCGCTGTCAGCGATTTGATTTTAAAAAAATTTCCCGTCGGGAAATTGTGGAGCGTTTGAAATATGTTTTGAGTATGGAAAGGGTGGAAGTCGATGAGAGTATTTTGGAAAGTATTGCTCGCGCCTCTGAAGGATGCGTTCGCGATTCTGAAAGTTTGCTCGGTCAAGTACTCGCGCTTCGCGACGCGAAAAATAAAATCAGCCGCGAACAGGCAGAACTTGTTATTCCAAAATCTGATTTTAATTTGGTTGGTGATTTTGTCGGACATCTTGCCACGCGCGATGCGGAAAAAGCGTTGCGGCTCGTTAATAAA is part of the Patescibacteria group bacterium genome and harbors:
- the dnaX gene encoding DNA polymerase III subunit gamma/tau: MSTTLYRKYRPQLWKEMTNQNHIKIAIQNEIETDKVAHAYLFCGPRGIGKTTAARLLAKAINCEKRKEGESEPCNKCSSCEEITSGRDLDIVEIDAASHTGVDNVRDNIVQNAKFSPSRRKYKVFIIDEVHMLSTSAFNALLKTIEEPPPRVIFIMATTEIHKVPATIISRCQRFDFKKISRREIVERLKYVLSMERVEVDESILESIARASEGCVRDSESLLGQVLALRDAKNKISREQAELVIPKSDFNLVGDFVGHLATRDAEKALRLVNKLVEEGIDLSQFTADLVEFLRKILLAGVSGSLAEFAFDLDEDSEKKILQFAKDIEPHKLINWLELFIEKKQELKFSDIAQLPLEMAVVEIVGGFSAVKETAVFIAPSSKPSAPVSEIHPKIKPLPGKESVKKNNEILAETNSGETTLTLEQVKEKWFDLLRVVADRSPALVFILRIGQPIGIENGTLQIGFKYRFHKERINESKNNLVLRNLIKEVTGGDVRVAGVVADLPEPSGPPPLEVGKVLEEFGGTVVS